The following proteins come from a genomic window of Ferrovibrio sp. MS7:
- a CDS encoding dihydrodipicolinate synthase family protein, which produces MPTLNLPVAAGKLVPYTLQQPKAFPVSQNLIEGPPFSRIAFAAAHVVADPLADHDPWLTPAVDWDRTIAFRRHLWSLGFGVAEAMDTAQRGMGLDWKDALELVRRSLDAAKDVPGAVVASGAGTDHLAPGAGVTIDKVIAAYEEQIEAIEKLGGRIILMASRALAAVAKSPDDYIKVYGRILSQVKQPVVMHWLGEMFDPALAGYWGNADHMRAMDTCLEVIKANAAKVDGIKISLLDKDKEIVMRRKLPQNGSGGVRMYTGDDFNYAELIAGDAQGYSDALLGIFDAIAPAASAALGALTRGDEKTFHAILAPTVPLSRHIFKAPTRFYKTGVVFMAYLNGHQDHFVMVGGQQSTRSALHLAELFRLADAAGLLSDPERAAARMKAVLTVQGIAA; this is translated from the coding sequence ATGCCAACACTTAATCTGCCCGTCGCCGCCGGCAAACTGGTGCCCTACACGCTGCAGCAGCCGAAGGCGTTTCCGGTATCCCAGAATTTGATTGAAGGGCCCCCCTTCAGCCGCATCGCCTTTGCCGCCGCCCATGTGGTGGCGGACCCGCTGGCCGACCATGATCCCTGGCTGACGCCGGCGGTGGACTGGGACCGCACCATCGCCTTCCGCCGGCATCTCTGGTCGCTCGGTTTCGGCGTGGCGGAAGCCATGGACACGGCGCAGCGCGGCATGGGCCTGGACTGGAAAGATGCGCTGGAACTGGTGCGCCGCTCGCTCGATGCTGCCAAGGATGTGCCGGGCGCCGTGGTTGCCTCGGGTGCCGGCACCGATCACCTGGCGCCGGGCGCGGGCGTTACCATCGACAAGGTGATCGCCGCCTATGAAGAGCAGATCGAAGCCATCGAGAAGCTCGGCGGCCGCATCATCCTGATGGCCTCGCGTGCACTCGCCGCCGTTGCCAAGTCGCCGGATGACTACATCAAGGTCTATGGCCGCATTCTCTCCCAGGTGAAGCAGCCGGTGGTGATGCACTGGTTGGGTGAGATGTTCGATCCGGCTCTGGCCGGATATTGGGGCAATGCCGATCACATGCGGGCGATGGATACCTGCCTGGAGGTGATCAAGGCCAATGCCGCCAAGGTCGATGGCATCAAGATTTCGCTGCTCGACAAGGACAAGGAAATCGTCATGCGGCGCAAGCTGCCGCAGAACGGCTCCGGGGGCGTGCGCATGTATACCGGCGACGACTTCAATTACGCCGAACTGATCGCCGGCGACGCACAGGGCTATTCCGATGCGCTGCTCGGCATCTTCGATGCCATCGCGCCGGCAGCTTCGGCGGCTTTGGGTGCGTTGACGCGCGGCGACGAGAAGACCTTCCACGCGATTCTCGCGCCCACCGTGCCGCTGTCGCGCCATATCTTCAAGGCGCCGACCCGCTTCTACAAGACCGGCGTGGTGTTCATGGCCTATCTCAACGGCCACCAGGATCACTTCGTCATGGTCGGCGGCCAGCAGAGCACGCGCTCGGCCTTGCATCTGGCGGAACTGTTCCGCCTCGCCGATGCCGCCGGCCTGCTCAGCGATCCGGAGCGTGCCGCTGCCCGCATGAAGGCAGTGCTGACCGTGCAGGGCATCGCGGCATGA
- a CDS encoding sugar phosphate isomerase/epimerase family protein encodes MKKPGPLSLNTITVREQWSLKDCIEGCARHGITGISPWRDKLAEYGVANAAKHIRDTGLTVTGLCRGGMFPAADAAGRQANIAENKRAIDEAAALGAQCLVLVVGGMPSGSRDLAGAQMQVRDGIAAVRDYALAAKVPLAIEPLHPMFAADRACVNTLGHALDLCDELGEGVGVAVDVYHVWWDPQLSQQIKRAGKRILAFHICDWLVPTTDLLLDRGMMGDGVIDIPGIRAQVEAQGYAGFCEVEIMSANNWWKKPADEVLRTCIERHATVV; translated from the coding sequence ATGAAGAAGCCCGGACCTCTGTCGCTCAATACCATCACCGTGCGCGAGCAGTGGTCGCTGAAGGACTGCATCGAGGGCTGCGCGCGCCATGGCATCACCGGCATTTCGCCCTGGCGCGACAAGCTGGCGGAATACGGCGTTGCCAATGCCGCGAAGCATATCCGCGATACCGGCCTGACGGTGACCGGCCTGTGCCGTGGCGGCATGTTTCCGGCGGCTGACGCCGCCGGGCGCCAGGCCAATATCGCCGAGAACAAGCGCGCCATCGACGAGGCGGCAGCGCTTGGCGCGCAATGCCTGGTGCTGGTGGTGGGCGGCATGCCATCTGGTTCCAGGGACTTGGCTGGTGCGCAGATGCAGGTACGCGATGGCATCGCCGCCGTGCGCGACTATGCGCTTGCGGCCAAGGTGCCGCTGGCCATCGAGCCGCTGCATCCGATGTTTGCCGCCGACCGCGCCTGTGTGAACACGCTTGGCCATGCGCTCGATCTTTGTGACGAGTTAGGCGAAGGCGTGGGCGTTGCCGTCGATGTCTACCATGTCTGGTGGGACCCGCAGCTAAGCCAGCAGATCAAGCGCGCCGGCAAACGCATCCTGGCCTTCCATATCTGCGACTGGCTGGTGCCGACCACCGACCTGCTGCTGGATCGCGGCATGATGGGCGATGGCGTGATCGACATTCCCGGCATCCGTGCCCAGGTCGAAGCCCAGGGCTATGCCGGCTTCTGCGAGGTCGAGATCATGTCGGCCAACAATTGGTGGAAGAAGCCGGCCGACGAGGTGCTGCGCACCTGCATCGAGCGGCACGCTACGGTCGTTTAA